A window of the Carassius gibelio isolate Cgi1373 ecotype wild population from Czech Republic chromosome B16, carGib1.2-hapl.c, whole genome shotgun sequence genome harbors these coding sequences:
- the apoc1 gene encoding apolipoprotein C-I, with protein sequence MKLYLAAAVLMLVLAVHTEAQDESTLEQHFAKFQTQVKEIADDLTEKTKTTFEKLGNSEFGEKTKNWFTEQYEKMKQSLSGTFN encoded by the exons ATGAAACTGTACCTGGCTGCAGCCGTGCTGATGCTTGTACTTGCTGTACACACAG agGCCCAGGACGAGTCTACACTGGAGCAGCACTTCGCCAAATTCCAGACCCAGGTGAAGGAGATTGCAGATGACCTGACAGAGAAGACCAAGACCACCTTCGAAAAACTTGGAAATAGCGAGTTTGGTGAAAAAACCAA GAACTGGTTTACTGAGCAGTATGAGAAAATGAAGCAGTCGCTGTCTGGAACCTTCAATTAA
- the apoc4 gene encoding apolipoprotein C-IV has translation MSRLIVFALVVTLQVCLASCNSLPTPAPDNAGLLERAKQAYRDTKTKVLNVGSTVAGFAGMYYEEHVKPVTDPYIERAKDRASSLWERVKSRMSTFRSTQDQ, from the exons ATGTCCAGATTAATTGTTTTTGCTCTGGTTGTGACATTGCAAG TGTGTTTGGCATCATGCAACTCGTTGCCCACTCCAGCTCCAGACAATGCTGGGCTTCTTGAAAGAGCAAAGCAAGCATACAG GGACACAAAGACTAAAGTTCTAAATGTTGGCAGCACAGTGGCTGGGTTTGCTGGCATGTACTACGAGGAACATGTCAAACCTGTAACTGACCCTTACATAGAACGGGCAAAAGACCGTGCAAGTTCCCTGTGGGAGAGAGTGAAAAGCAGAATGTCCACCTTCAGATCAACCCAAGATCAATAA